One Marinibacterium anthonyi genomic region harbors:
- the rnjA gene encoding Ribonuclease J 1 has translation MSGERLIYLPLGGAGEIGMNCYVYGYGRKGQERLILVDLGVAFPDMETTPGVDLILPDIAWLADRADRLEAIFITHAHEDHVGAVAHHYEALQAPIYARAFTGNIARRKLAERALPEDVVHLASAWPETVQAGPFTVGFLPVSHSIPESAALVIDTPEGRLIHTGDFKIDAKPVVGEPFDLDLWAEVASTGVKALMCDSTNVFSTHPGRSESEVGPAIEELILQSSGMVVATTFASNIARVKTLAEAGTKAGRSIVLLGRAMRRMVEAAVQTGVLSDFPSVISPEDATQIPRENLMLLVTGSQGERRAASAQLARGKYLGLEMKEGDTFLFSSKTIPGNEAGVIRIMNQFSEKGVDVVDDSAGRYHVSGHANRPDLERVHDVVKPQMVIPMHGEHRHLREHVRLAEAKGMAGIIATNGTMVNLSGNAPTVEEYIDVTKTYLDGAVKIGALDGIVRDRIRLALNGIIVVTIILEEDEPLGEPWVELMGLPETGRSKAALAEVLEADLGQAVARAGKKTLMDDDALEDLLRKQARKTALDEIGRKPEALVVISRLG, from the coding sequence ATGAGCGGTGAACGACTGATCTATCTCCCCCTGGGTGGGGCCGGCGAAATCGGCATGAACTGTTACGTCTACGGCTACGGCCGGAAAGGGCAGGAACGTCTTATCCTGGTCGATCTCGGCGTGGCCTTCCCGGATATGGAGACCACTCCCGGTGTCGACCTGATCCTGCCCGACATTGCCTGGCTGGCGGACCGTGCCGACCGGCTGGAGGCGATCTTTATCACCCACGCCCACGAAGACCACGTGGGCGCCGTGGCGCATCACTACGAGGCGCTGCAGGCGCCGATCTATGCGCGGGCGTTCACCGGCAACATCGCCCGGCGCAAGCTGGCCGAACGGGCGCTGCCCGAGGATGTGGTGCACCTGGCGTCGGCCTGGCCCGAGACCGTGCAGGCCGGCCCGTTCACGGTGGGTTTCCTGCCGGTGTCGCATTCCATCCCCGAAAGCGCCGCGCTGGTCATCGACACGCCCGAGGGGCGGCTGATTCACACCGGCGACTTCAAGATCGACGCCAAACCGGTGGTCGGCGAACCCTTCGACCTGGACCTGTGGGCCGAGGTCGCATCGACCGGGGTCAAGGCGTTGATGTGCGACAGCACCAACGTCTTCTCGACCCATCCGGGCCGCTCGGAATCCGAGGTCGGCCCGGCGATCGAAGAGCTGATCCTGCAATCGTCGGGCATGGTCGTCGCCACGACCTTCGCGTCCAATATCGCCCGCGTGAAGACCCTGGCCGAAGCGGGGACCAAGGCGGGGCGGTCCATTGTCCTGTTGGGCCGGGCCATGCGCCGCATGGTCGAGGCGGCCGTGCAGACCGGTGTTCTGAGCGATTTTCCGTCGGTCATCAGCCCCGAGGACGCCACCCAGATACCGCGCGAGAACCTGATGCTGCTGGTGACCGGCAGCCAGGGCGAACGCCGTGCGGCGTCGGCCCAGCTGGCGCGGGGCAAGTACCTGGGGCTTGAGATGAAAGAGGGCGACACGTTCCTGTTCTCGTCCAAGACGATCCCGGGGAACGAGGCCGGTGTTATCCGGATCATGAACCAGTTCTCGGAAAAGGGTGTCGACGTGGTCGATGATTCCGCCGGGCGGTATCACGTGTCGGGCCACGCCAACCGCCCCGATCTGGAACGTGTGCATGACGTGGTCAAGCCGCAGATGGTGATCCCGATGCATGGCGAACACCGGCACCTGCGCGAACATGTCCGACTGGCCGAAGCCAAGGGCATGGCCGGCATCATCGCCACCAACGGCACCATGGTGAACCTTTCCGGCAATGCGCCAACGGTCGAGGAATATATCGACGTCACCAAGACTTACCTGGATGGCGCGGTGAAGATCGGGGCACTGGACGGGATCGTGCGTGACCGGATCCGGCTGGCGCTGAACGGGATCATCGTGGTGACGATCATCCTGGAAGAAGACGAACCCCTGGGCGAGCCCTGGGTCGAACTGATGGGCCTCCCCGAGACCGGGCGGTCCAAGGCGGCGCTGGCCGAGGTGCTGGAGGCCGACCTTGGCCAGGCCGTGGCCCGGGCCGGCAAGAAGACCCTGATGGACGACGACGCGCTGGAAGACCTGCTGCGCAAACAGGCGCGCAAGACCGCGCTGGACGAAATCGGGCGCAAGCCCGAGGCGCTGGTGGTGATCAGCCGGCTGGGTTGA
- the coaX gene encoding Type III pantothenate kinase — translation MLLAIDCGNTNTVFSIWDGQQFLATWRTATDWQRTADQYYVWLSTLMAFQKIEADITDMIVSSTVPRVVFNLRVLADRYFNTRPIVVGRPDCLLPIDVRVDVGTAVGPDRLVNTVAGFDRHGGNLIVVDFGTATTFDVVASDGAYVGGVIAPGVNLSLEALHQAAAALPHVDISKPQRVVGTNTVACMQSGVFWGYIGLVREICSRIKAERDREMRVISTGGLAPLFQQSVELFDAFEDDLTMHGLTVIHKYNKENS, via the coding sequence ATGCTCCTTGCCATCGACTGCGGCAACACCAATACCGTCTTCTCGATCTGGGACGGTCAGCAATTCCTGGCGACCTGGCGCACGGCCACCGACTGGCAGCGCACGGCGGACCAGTATTACGTCTGGCTGTCGACGCTGATGGCGTTCCAGAAGATCGAAGCCGACATCACCGACATGATCGTGTCCTCGACCGTGCCGCGCGTGGTCTTCAACCTGCGCGTCCTGGCGGATCGCTATTTCAACACGCGGCCCATCGTCGTGGGCCGGCCCGACTGCCTCCTGCCCATCGACGTGCGGGTCGACGTGGGGACCGCCGTCGGGCCGGACCGTCTGGTCAATACCGTGGCGGGGTTTGACCGGCATGGCGGCAACCTGATCGTGGTGGATTTCGGCACCGCGACGACCTTCGACGTGGTCGCGTCCGACGGGGCCTACGTGGGGGGCGTGATCGCCCCGGGCGTGAACCTGAGCCTGGAAGCCCTGCACCAGGCCGCCGCGGCGCTGCCGCATGTCGACATTTCCAAGCCCCAGAGGGTCGTTGGTACGAATACGGTTGCCTGCATGCAGTCCGGCGTGTTCTGGGGGTACATCGGCCTGGTGCGCGAGATCTGCAGCCGTATCAAGGCAGAGCGGGACCGCGAAATGAGGGTTATCTCTACGGGGGGGCTGGCCCCGTTGTTCCAGCAAAGCGTCGAGCTGTTCGATGCGTTCGAAGACGATCTGACAATGCATGGCTTAACTGTCATCCACAAGTATAACAAGGAAAATTCCTAA
- the birA gene encoding Bifunctional protein BirA, translating to MSTETWPAGYGRRVLQTVDSTLNEAARLAPSLAGPEWILAMEQMSARGRRGRVWKNPRGNFTATLALRPAEPARIAALRSFVVALALFDAVVAVTGRADGLALKWPNDVLLNGGKLSGVLMESAGAGGQLSHLFIGIGVNLVDAPPASDVETGAVRPVSLLSETGARVDPETFLDQLALAYARLEQQFTSYGFAPIRTAWLARAARLGEVMTARTTNSETVGTFETVDEAGNLVLKTARGLVAIPAADVFF from the coding sequence TTGTCCACTGAGACCTGGCCGGCGGGGTACGGCCGGCGGGTCCTTCAGACGGTCGATTCCACGCTGAACGAGGCGGCGCGCCTGGCGCCGTCCCTGGCCGGGCCCGAATGGATCCTGGCGATGGAACAGATGTCCGCCCGGGGACGCCGGGGGCGGGTCTGGAAGAACCCCAGGGGCAATTTCACCGCAACCCTGGCTTTGCGTCCGGCCGAACCGGCGCGGATCGCGGCGCTGCGGTCCTTCGTGGTGGCGCTGGCGCTGTTCGATGCCGTCGTGGCGGTGACGGGGCGGGCCGATGGGCTGGCACTGAAATGGCCTAACGACGTGCTGCTGAACGGCGGCAAGCTGTCGGGCGTCCTGATGGAAAGCGCGGGGGCGGGTGGACAGCTGAGCCACCTTTTCATCGGCATCGGCGTGAACCTGGTCGATGCCCCGCCCGCGTCCGATGTGGAAACCGGCGCCGTCCGGCCCGTGTCGCTGTTGTCGGAAACCGGCGCCAGGGTCGACCCGGAAACCTTCCTGGATCAGTTGGCGCTGGCCTATGCGCGGCTTGAACAGCAGTTCACCAGCTACGGCTTTGCCCCGATCCGCACCGCCTGGCTGGCCCGCGCCGCCCGGCTGGGCGAGGTCATGACCGCCCGCACCACCAACAGCGAAACGGTTGGCACGTTCGAGACGGTGGACGAAGCCGGCAATCTTGTCCTAAAGACCGCCCGTGGCCTTGTGGCCATCCCGGCGGCGGATGTCTTTTTCTGA
- the nuoN gene encoding NADH-quinone oxidoreductase subunit N: protein MLQADLNLILPEMILAIFAMLALVGGVYGGKDRLAPGLVWATSGLMLVLAVWIISRSNGGAHEGFGGMFIDDAFSRFSKVAILISAACVLAMSQDYMQRRGLLRFEYPVLVCLSAVGMMVMVSAGDLMVLYMGLELMSLALYVVAALRRDSVKSTEAGLKYFVLGALSSGMLLYGASLVYGYSGSTLFSNIIQTAHAGDLPVGFLFGLVFMISGLAFKVSAVPFHMWTPDVYEGAPTPVTAFFATAPKVAAMALFARVLYDAFGDAVSDWQQVIAALSVASMFLGSIAAIAQTNIKRLMAYSSIAHMGYALMGLASGLEIGVRAMLIYMSVYIAMNVGTFAFILMMEKDGQPVTDTRSLNLYAGREPGRALAMLVLLFSMAGMPPMLGFIGKVYVLRAAYEGGLTWLAVAGVFASVIGAFYYLRIVYYMYFGTDTGEELDHTEAPVLSLFLAATATAMLLGIVNLFGIEGAAAAAAAALVH, encoded by the coding sequence ATGCTTCAGGCTGATCTGAACCTAATCCTGCCCGAGATGATCCTGGCCATCTTCGCCATGCTGGCGCTGGTGGGTGGGGTCTATGGCGGCAAGGATCGCCTGGCCCCCGGCCTGGTCTGGGCGACCTCCGGACTGATGCTTGTCCTCGCGGTCTGGATCATCTCGCGCAGCAACGGCGGGGCGCATGAAGGCTTTGGCGGCATGTTCATCGACGACGCCTTCTCGCGTTTTTCCAAGGTGGCGATCCTGATATCCGCCGCCTGCGTCCTGGCGATGAGCCAGGATTACATGCAGCGGCGCGGGCTCTTGCGCTTCGAATACCCGGTGCTGGTGTGCCTGTCGGCGGTCGGCATGATGGTGATGGTCAGCGCCGGCGACCTCATGGTGCTTTACATGGGGCTCGAGCTGATGTCGCTGGCGCTGTACGTGGTTGCCGCGCTGCGCCGGGACAGCGTGAAATCGACCGAGGCGGGGCTGAAGTACTTCGTGCTGGGCGCGCTGTCCTCGGGCATGCTGCTGTACGGGGCCTCTCTGGTCTACGGCTATTCCGGCTCGACGCTGTTTTCCAACATCATTCAGACCGCGCATGCGGGCGACCTGCCGGTGGGCTTCCTGTTTGGCCTTGTCTTCATGATCTCGGGCCTGGCGTTCAAGGTTTCGGCCGTGCCGTTCCACATGTGGACGCCGGACGTCTACGAAGGCGCGCCGACCCCGGTCACCGCGTTTTTCGCCACCGCGCCCAAGGTCGCGGCCATGGCGCTGTTCGCGCGGGTGCTGTACGACGCCTTCGGCGACGCGGTCAGCGACTGGCAGCAGGTGATCGCGGCGCTGTCGGTCGCGTCGATGTTCCTGGGGTCGATCGCGGCGATCGCGCAGACCAACATCAAGCGCCTGATGGCCTATTCCTCGATCGCGCACATGGGCTACGCGCTGATGGGCCTGGCCTCGGGGCTGGAAATCGGCGTGCGGGCCATGCTGATCTACATGTCGGTCTACATCGCGATGAACGTCGGCACCTTCGCCTTCATCCTGATGATGGAAAAGGACGGACAGCCGGTCACCGACACCCGGTCGCTGAACCTTTATGCCGGCCGGGAACCGGGGCGGGCGCTGGCGATGCTGGTGCTGCTGTTTTCGATGGCGGGCATGCCGCCGATGCTGGGCTTCATCGGGAAGGTCTACGTGCTGCGCGCCGCCTACGAAGGCGGGCTGACCTGGCTGGCGGTCGCCGGTGTGTTCGCCTCGGTCATCGGGGCGTTCTACTACCTGCGCATCGTCTATTACATGTACTTCGGCACCGACACGGGCGAAGAGCTTGACCACACCGAAGCGCCGGTTCTGTCGCTTTTCCTGGCGGCCACGGCGACGGCCATGCTGCTGGGGATCGTGAACCTTTTCGGCATCGAGGGGGCGGCCGCAGCCGCGGCGGCAGCACTTGTCCACTGA
- the nuoM gene encoding NADH-quinone oxidoreductase subunit M codes for MDNLLSIVTFTPSIAAVILAVFLRGEDEAAQKNAKWVALIATTLTFIVSLFILFQFDPSNTGLQMIEDRPWLLGLRYKMGVDGISVLFVMLTTFMMPITIIASWNAQRRVKEYMIAFLVLETLMLGVFMALDLVLFYVFFEAGLIPMFLIIGIWGGPRRIYAAFKFFIYTFLGSVLMLISMVAIYEHAHTTDIEALLHYDFASDPMVLLGVTVPGGFQTILFLGFFISFAVKTPMWPVHTWLPDAHVQAPTAGSVDLAAILLKMGGYGFLRFSFPMFPVGVDVLTPLVLWLSVIAIVYTSLVALVQTDMKKLIAYSSVAHMGYVTMGIFAANQQGIDGAMFQMLSHGFISAGLFLVVGVIYDRMHTREISSYGGLINRMPVYALIFMFFTMANVGLPGTSGFIGEFLTLMGAFKVNTWVALFATTGVILSASYALFLYRRVVMGSLIKESLKTIKDLDLRERWMFAPLVAMTLFLGVYPAAVTDIIGPTVTALIKNHNDALMEAGRIDGVVATAASH; via the coding sequence ATGGACAATCTTCTCTCCATCGTCACCTTCACGCCGTCGATCGCGGCGGTGATCCTGGCGGTCTTCCTGCGGGGCGAGGATGAGGCTGCTCAGAAGAATGCCAAGTGGGTGGCGCTGATCGCCACCACGCTTACCTTCATCGTGTCGCTGTTCATCCTGTTCCAGTTCGATCCGTCGAACACCGGGCTGCAGATGATCGAGGACCGGCCCTGGCTGCTGGGCCTGCGCTACAAGATGGGCGTCGACGGCATTTCGGTGCTGTTCGTCATGCTGACGACCTTCATGATGCCGATCACCATCATCGCGTCCTGGAATGCGCAGCGGCGGGTCAAGGAATACATGATCGCCTTCCTGGTGCTGGAAACGCTGATGCTTGGCGTGTTTATGGCTCTGGACCTGGTGCTGTTCTACGTCTTCTTCGAAGCGGGCCTGATCCCGATGTTCCTGATCATCGGGATCTGGGGCGGGCCGCGGCGGATCTACGCGGCGTTCAAGTTCTTCATCTACACCTTCCTGGGATCGGTCCTGATGCTGATCTCGATGGTGGCGATCTATGAACATGCCCACACCACCGATATCGAGGCTCTGCTGCATTACGACTTTGCCTCGGATCCGATGGTCCTGCTGGGGGTCACCGTGCCGGGCGGGTTCCAGACGATCCTGTTCCTGGGCTTCTTCATCAGCTTCGCGGTCAAGACGCCGATGTGGCCGGTGCACACCTGGCTGCCGGATGCCCACGTGCAGGCGCCGACGGCGGGGTCGGTCGACCTTGCCGCGATCCTGCTGAAGATGGGGGGCTACGGGTTCCTGCGGTTCTCGTTCCCGATGTTCCCGGTGGGGGTCGACGTGCTGACGCCGCTGGTGCTGTGGCTGTCGGTGATCGCCATCGTCTACACCTCGCTGGTGGCGCTGGTGCAGACCGACATGAAGAAGCTGATCGCCTATTCGTCGGTCGCGCACATGGGCTATGTGACCATGGGGATCTTTGCCGCGAACCAGCAGGGGATCGACGGCGCGATGTTCCAGATGCTCAGCCACGGCTTCATCTCGGCCGGTCTGTTCCTGGTCGTCGGCGTGATCTACGACCGCATGCACACGCGCGAGATCTCGTCTTATGGCGGGCTGATCAACCGGATGCCGGTCTATGCGCTGATCTTCATGTTCTTCACCATGGCCAACGTCGGCCTTCCGGGGACCTCGGGCTTCATCGGTGAATTCCTGACGCTGATGGGCGCCTTCAAGGTCAACACCTGGGTCGCGCTGTTCGCCACGACCGGCGTCATCCTGTCGGCGTCCTACGCGCTGTTCCTCTATCGCCGCGTGGTGATGGGGTCGCTGATCAAGGAGAGCCTGAAGACGATCAAGGACCTGGACCTGCGCGAAAGATGGATGTTCGCGCCTCTTGTGGCGATGACGCTGTTTCTGGGGGTCTATCCCGCCGCCGTCACCGATATCATCGGCCCGACCGTCACGGCCCTGATCAAAAATCACAATGACGCGCTGATGGAGGCGGGCCGCATCGACGGCGTCGTCGCCACGGCCGCGTCTCACTGA
- the nuoL gene encoding NADH-quinone oxidoreductase subunit L, with product METILLFAPLVGAIVCGFGWTLIGEKAAQWTATGLLFLSAFLSWIVFFTFDGVTEQITIMRWIESGTLSADWMIRMDRLTAIMLIVITTVSSLVHLYSFGYMAHDENFADNESYRARFFAYLSLFTFAMLMLVTSDNLAQMFFGWEGVGLASYLLIGFYFRKPSANKAAMKAFIVNRVGDFGFALGIFVLYYVVDSISLSDIFASAPTLAETQLTFLWRDWNAAEVVGILLFIGAMGKSAQLFLHTWLPDAMEGPTPVSALIHAATMVTAGVFLVCRMSPVYEFAPYAAGFITVIGATTAFFAATVGLVQTDIKRVIAYSTCSQLGYMFVAAGVGMYSAAMFHLLTHAFFKALLFLCAGSVIHAMHHEQDMMNYGGLRKKIPFTFWTMVIGTLAITGVGIPLTNIGFAGFLSKDAIIESAWAGGTMYGFWMLVIAAAFTSFYSWRLIFLTFFGEARGNKHAHEHAHESPRTMLVPLGVLAFGAVFAGMIWYGNFFGHADKVGRFYGIPVAEAGVHAGEGHADTATEATEEGHGDTAVADTGQAEGEHHVVFAGEPGQGALYMAPDNHVLEDAHASPVWVKVSPFIAMLLGLGMAYLFYIVNPALPGQLARNQRPLYLFLLNKWYFDELYDAIFVRPTMWIGRILWKEGDGKVIDGSINSIALGFIPFMARLAGRAQTGYIFTYAFAMVIGIAIFVTWMTLTGGAE from the coding sequence ATGGAAACCATCCTCCTTTTCGCCCCTTTGGTGGGTGCGATCGTCTGCGGCTTTGGCTGGACCCTGATCGGCGAGAAGGCCGCCCAGTGGACCGCCACCGGGCTGCTGTTCCTGTCGGCCTTCCTGTCCTGGATCGTCTTCTTCACCTTCGACGGCGTGACCGAACAGATCACCATCATGCGCTGGATCGAAAGCGGCACGCTGTCGGCCGACTGGATGATCCGGATGGACCGGCTGACCGCGATCATGCTGATCGTGATCACCACGGTCAGCTCGCTCGTGCATCTCTACAGCTTCGGCTACATGGCGCATGACGAGAACTTCGCCGACAACGAAAGCTACCGGGCAAGGTTCTTTGCCTACCTGTCGCTGTTCACCTTTGCCATGCTGATGCTGGTGACCTCGGACAACCTGGCCCAGATGTTCTTTGGCTGGGAAGGGGTCGGCCTGGCGTCCTACCTGCTGATCGGGTTCTATTTCCGCAAACCGTCGGCCAACAAGGCGGCGATGAAGGCGTTCATCGTCAACCGGGTCGGCGACTTCGGCTTCGCGCTGGGGATCTTCGTCCTGTATTACGTGGTCGACAGTATCTCGCTGTCGGACATCTTCGCGTCGGCCCCGACCCTCGCCGAGACTCAGCTGACCTTCCTGTGGCGCGACTGGAACGCGGCCGAGGTGGTGGGCATCCTGCTGTTCATCGGGGCGATGGGGAAATCGGCGCAGCTGTTCCTGCACACCTGGCTGCCGGACGCGATGGAAGGCCCGACACCTGTGTCGGCGCTGATCCACGCCGCGACCATGGTGACGGCGGGGGTCTTCCTGGTCTGCCGCATGTCGCCGGTCTATGAATTCGCGCCTTACGCGGCCGGGTTCATCACCGTCATCGGCGCGACCACGGCGTTCTTTGCCGCGACGGTCGGTCTGGTGCAGACCGACATCAAGCGCGTCATCGCCTATTCGACCTGTTCGCAGCTGGGCTACATGTTCGTGGCCGCGGGCGTCGGGATGTATTCGGCGGCCATGTTCCACCTGCTGACCCACGCCTTCTTCAAGGCGCTGCTGTTCCTGTGCGCGGGGTCCGTCATTCACGCGATGCACCACGAACAGGACATGATGAACTATGGCGGGCTGAGGAAGAAGATCCCGTTCACCTTCTGGACGATGGTGATCGGCACGCTGGCCATCACCGGCGTCGGCATTCCGCTGACCAACATCGGCTTCGCCGGCTTCCTGTCGAAGGACGCGATCATCGAAAGCGCCTGGGCCGGTGGCACGATGTACGGGTTCTGGATGCTGGTCATCGCCGCGGCCTTCACCAGCTTCTATTCCTGGCGGCTGATCTTCCTGACCTTCTTCGGCGAGGCGCGGGGCAACAAGCACGCCCATGAACATGCCCATGAAAGCCCCAGGACCATGCTGGTGCCGCTGGGTGTGCTGGCCTTCGGCGCGGTCTTCGCGGGGATGATCTGGTACGGCAACTTCTTCGGGCATGCCGACAAGGTCGGCAGGTTCTACGGCATCCCGGTCGCCGAGGCGGGCGTTCATGCCGGTGAAGGACATGCCGACACCGCCACCGAGGCCACCGAGGAAGGCCATGGCGACACGGCGGTCGCCGACACGGGTCAGGCCGAGGGCGAACATCACGTCGTCTTTGCCGGGGAACCGGGGCAGGGCGCGCTGTACATGGCGCCGGACAACCACGTGCTGGAAGACGCCCACGCATCGCCGGTCTGGGTCAAGGTATCGCCCTTCATCGCGATGCTGCTGGGCCTTGGGATGGCGTACCTGTTCTACATCGTGAACCCGGCGCTGCCGGGGCAACTGGCCCGGAACCAGCGTCCGCTGTACCTGTTCCTGCTGAACAAGTGGTATTTCGACGAGCTTTACGACGCGATCTTCGTGCGGCCCACCATGTGGATCGGCCGCATCCTGTGGAAAGAGGGTGACGGCAAGGTCATCGACGGGTCGATCAACAGCATCGCGCTTGGCTTCATCCCCTTCATGGCCCGGCTCGCCGGTCGCGCGCAGACCGGATACATCTTCACCTATGCCTTCGCGATGGTCATCGGCATCGCGATCTTCGTTACCTGGATGACGCTCACCGGAGGGGCGGAATAA
- the nuoK gene encoding NADH-quinone oxidoreductase subunit K, translating to MIGLEHYLTVAATLVVIGIFGIFLNRKNIIILLMSVELILLAVNINLVSFSSFLGDLVGQVFTLFVLTVAAAEAAIGLAILVCFFRNRGTIAVEDVNMMKG from the coding sequence ATGATCGGACTTGAACATTACCTGACGGTGGCGGCGACGCTTGTCGTCATCGGCATCTTCGGGATCTTTCTGAACCGCAAGAACATCATCATCCTGTTGATGAGCGTCGAACTTATCCTGCTGGCGGTGAACATCAACCTGGTGTCCTTTTCGTCCTTCCTGGGCGACCTGGTGGGACAGGTCTTTACGCTTTTCGTCCTGACGGTCGCCGCCGCCGAGGCGGCGATCGGCCTTGCGATCCTGGTGTGCTTCTTCCGCAACCGCGGCACGATCGCCGTGGAAGACGTCAACATGATGAAAGGTTAA
- the nuoJ gene encoding NADH-quinone oxidoreductase subunit J, with translation MSVFAFYLFALGVIAGGLFTVISRQPVHSVLWLILAFLSAAGLFILLGAEFVAMLLIIVYVGAVAVLFLFVVMMLDVDFAELKAEMAKYMPLALLIGVILLMQFAFAFGAWDANQAADTMRANPTPEGMHNTQALGMILYDQYFLLFQLAGLILLVAMIGAILLTLRHRQNVKRQDILAQIYRDPAKAMELKDVKPGQGL, from the coding sequence ATGAGCGTCTTTGCCTTTTACCTTTTCGCCCTTGGCGTGATCGCCGGCGGCCTGTTCACCGTCATAAGCCGGCAGCCGGTGCATTCGGTGCTGTGGCTGATCCTGGCCTTCCTGTCGGCGGCGGGGCTGTTCATCCTGCTGGGCGCCGAATTCGTCGCGATGCTGCTGATCATCGTCTACGTCGGCGCGGTCGCGGTGCTGTTCCTGTTCGTGGTGATGATGCTGGACGTCGACTTTGCCGAGCTGAAGGCGGAGATGGCGAAATACATGCCGCTGGCGCTGCTGATCGGGGTGATCCTGCTGATGCAGTTCGCCTTTGCCTTCGGTGCGTGGGACGCGAACCAGGCGGCCGACACCATGCGCGCCAACCCGACGCCGGAAGGGATGCACAACACCCAGGCGCTGGGGATGATCCTGTATGACCAGTATTTCCTGCTGTTCCAGCTGGCGGGCCTGATCCTGCTGGTGGCGATGATCGGGGCGATCCTGCTGACGCTGCGCCATCGCCAGAACGTCAAGCGCCAGGACATCCTGGCCCAGATCTACCGCGATCCGGCCAAGGCGATGGAGCTCAAGGACGTGAAACCGGGGCAGGGACTGTAA
- a CDS encoding 4-carboxymuconolactone decarboxylase, whose protein sequence is MSEQPTNPFELMMQQARDMAKAFNPALEHFSPKGFEALWPTLPKDIMELWFGNTVNKEGLDAKTRLLLTLAGLTMQGAQNDTAVRQTVKHAVEAGARKQEIVETIGQMSFFAGIPAMSRALELAQEAMADTEEDQS, encoded by the coding sequence ATGAGTGAACAGCCAACGAACCCCTTCGAGCTGATGATGCAGCAGGCCCGGGACATGGCGAAGGCCTTCAACCCTGCGCTCGAGCATTTTTCGCCCAAGGGGTTCGAGGCGCTGTGGCCCACGCTGCCCAAGGACATCATGGAGCTGTGGTTCGGCAACACGGTCAACAAGGAAGGGCTGGACGCCAAGACGCGGCTGCTTCTGACGCTGGCCGGGCTGACCATGCAGGGCGCCCAGAACGATACGGCCGTGCGCCAGACCGTGAAGCACGCGGTCGAGGCGGGGGCCCGCAAACAGGAAATCGTCGAGACCATCGGCCAGATGTCATTCTTCGCCGGTATCCCGGCGATGTCGCGCGCGCTTGAGCTTGCGCAAGAGGCCATGGCCGACACGGAGGAAGATCAGTCATGA
- the nuoI gene encoding NADH-quinone oxidoreductase subunit I, producing the protein MTQIDYERAAKYFLLADFFKGFQLGLKYFFAPKATVNYPHEKGPLSPRFRGEHALRRYPNGEERCIACKLCEAICPAQAITIDAEPREDGSRRTTRYDIDMTKCIYCGFCQEACPVDAIVEGPNFEFSTETREELFYDKAKLLENGERWEAAIAHNLELDAPYR; encoded by the coding sequence ATGACGCAGATCGATTACGAACGCGCGGCAAAGTATTTCCTGCTCGCCGATTTCTTCAAGGGCTTCCAGCTGGGGCTGAAGTACTTCTTTGCCCCCAAGGCGACGGTGAACTATCCGCATGAAAAGGGCCCGCTAAGCCCCCGGTTCCGCGGCGAACACGCGCTGCGCCGCTATCCCAACGGGGAAGAACGGTGCATCGCCTGCAAGCTGTGCGAGGCGATCTGCCCCGCCCAGGCGATCACCATCGACGCGGAACCGCGCGAGGACGGATCGCGGCGCACCACGCGCTACGACATCGACATGACGAAATGCATCTATTGCGGCTTCTGCCAGGAAGCCTGTCCGGTGGATGCCATCGTCGAAGGGCCGAACTTCGAATTCTCGACCGAGACCCGCGAGGAGCTGTTCTACGACAAGGCCAAGCTTCTGGAGAACGGCGAACGCTGGGAAGCGGCCATTGCCCATAACCTCGAACTGGATGCGCCCTACAGATGA